The genomic segment GGCAACGATCAACCGGCTGCCGGTGCTGCTCTTGCCAGCCGATGCCTTCGCCAACCGGGTACCTGATCCTGTGCTTCAGCAACTCGAGCACCCACTGGAGCGCGACGTCAGCGTCAACGATGCGTTTCGCCCGCTCTCGCGCTTCTTTGCCCGGATCACCCGGCCGGAGCAGATGCTGGACGTCCTGCCGGAGGCGATGCGGGTGCTGACGGATCCGGCCGAGACCGGGGCGGTGACGGTGGCCTTGCCGCAGGATGTGCAGGCCGAAGCCTATGACTGGCCAGTCGCCTTCCTGGCCGAGCGGGTCTGGCCGATCCGCCGGCCGGTGCCGGATCCGGCAGCGGTCGCCGTGGCGGCACAGCTGCTGCGGCAGGCGGAACGGCCGCTGGTGATTGTGGGCGGAGGAGCACGCTACAGTGCGGCGGGGGAGGCCCTGGCCGCGCTGGCCAGCCGCTTTGGCCTGCCGGTTGCCGAGACACAGGCGGGCAAAGGGGTGTTGAGCTGGCAGCATCCGTGGAACGTGGGGCCGATCGGGGTCAACGGCGGGCTGGCGGCTAACCGGCTGGCGCGGCAGGCTGACCTCATTCTGGCGGTCGGCACACGGCTGACCGATTTCACCACGGCGTCCAAGACGGCCTTCCAGCATCCTGCGGTGCGGGTCATCGGGCTGAACATTAACGCGGCCGATGCGGCCAAACTGGGCGGGGTGGCGCTGGTGGGCGATGCCCGGCAGGGGATAGAGGCCTTGGCGGTGGCGCTCAGCGACTGGCCGGGCACGGCTGTGCCCTACCGGGCCGAGGTGGCGCAGTTGCGGGCCGAGTGGGACGCGTGGGTCGCGGCGTGGCGCACGCCGCCCGCAGCAGCCGGGCCACGACTCCGCCAGGCGGCAGTGCTGGGAGTGCTCAACACGGTCGTCGGCGGGCGGGCGACGGTGATCAATGCGGCGGGGAGCATGCCGGGAGAGCTGTTGCGGCTCTGGCGTGCGGAGGAGCCCGCCGCCTACCACGTCGAGTATGGCTACTCGTGCATGGGCTACGAGTTGCCGGCAGGGATTGGAGTGAAGCTGGCCGAGCCAGACCGGGACGTGGTGGTGCTGGTGGGCGATGGGAGCTACCTCATGGCCAGCGCGGAGCTGGTCACCGCCGTGGCCGAGGGGCTTGACCTCACCGTGGTGCTGGTGGACAATGGCGGGTTTGGCTCGATCCACGGGTTACAGCAGGCGGTGGGCTCGCCGCCGTTCGGCAACCTGCTGCGGGCACGGAATCCGGCGACCGGGCAACTGGATGGGCCGCCGATCGTCGTCGACTACGTCCAGCATGCGGCGGCGATGGGAGCACGGGCCTGGGCTGTGACGAGCTACGAGGAACTGGCGGCGCGGCTAGCGGAGGCACGGCGGCTGCCGGGGGTGAAGGTGCTGGTTGTGCCGGTTGATCCAGACGACCGGCTGCCGGGCTGTGAGAGCTGGTGGGACGTGCCGGTTGCCGCAGTCTCGGAGCAGCCGGCGGTGCAGGCCGCCCGCCAGGCCTATGAGCAGGCCCGGCAGCACCAACGGTGGTTCGGGGCGCACACGGAAACGGTCACGACGCCTTGAGCCGCTCTCTGGCACCATTGGAGGTGTGAGGAAGAGCCGTTCTCGGTTGCTGACAGACCGTATCAACGGTAGAGCATTGTATCGAAATGTGAGGGGCGCGTGGTGCGAGCGGAAGAGCGACGGCGGCTGATTATCGAGTTACTCGAGCGTGAGGGAGAGGTCGCGGTCGACGCGCTTGCGCAGCGCTTTGGCGTCAGTCAGGTTACGATTCGCAAAGATCTGCATGAACTAGAAGAGCGTGGCATTCTCCACCGCACGCATGGCGGGGCCATTCCGGTCCATAAAAGCCTGTTTAATCCTTCGTTCTACGAGAAGCTCAACTTTAAGCGGCAGGAAAAACAAGCGATCGCCTGGGCCGCGCTCGAGCTGATCCAAGAGGGCGACAGCATCATCCTGGATGCTGGCAGCACCACGCTCGCCCTGGCACGGCTGCTGCGCCACCGGTTTCGTCGGCTCTACGTCATCACGAATTCGATGCCGGTCGCCTTGGAACTGTCCAAGTCCGGCTTCGATGTGCTACTCACGGGCGGGCAGATGCGGCACCATAGCCTGGCGCTCATCGGGCCGGCAGCGGTCGACATGCTGCGGCACTACCATGTCGACAAAGCGTTTCTGGGGGCGACGGGTGTGGATGACCAAGGCTACTCGACGCCGAACCCGATTGAAGCGCAGACGAAACGGGCGCTGCTGCAGGCTGCGAGCGTGGCCTACGTGCTCGCCGACTCCAGCAAGCTTGGGCAGCCAACGCTGGCACGTTTCGCGGCGTTGGAAGAAGTGGCCCTGCTCATTACTGATGCTGCGGCCCCGGCTGACTTCTTGTCGCGCCTGGATGCACGTGGGCTCCGCTACCTTCTGGCACCGAACGTCGATGCCGTCGAAGGAAAGCGCGCGAGCGCTGGTATCGCGGCGCAAGACGATGGATGAGGCCGAGGCTCGCGCGTGGTGGTTGCTCCATCGGTGATGGAATTGGAATAGCGGCCTCGGGTATCGCGTTTGATGTAGACTGGAAAGACCAGCGCGCAGCGCGCGGAGGATTATGGGTGGAGGTAAAGGAACCCGATGCCGCGAGAGTACGAGAAGCTCTTCCAAGAGATTAAGCAAGCCATTCAAGAGGTCGACGTGCACCAGCTCTACCAGGAGTTGCGGCAGGGCCGTCGTCCCGTCGTCATTGACGTGCGTGAGCGCGAGGAGTGGGAGCAAGGGTATATCCCCGGCGCGGTCTTCATTCCCCGCGGCTACCTCGAACTGCAGGTTGAAGACCGTGTGCCCGATAAGGACACGCCGGTCTACGTCTACTGCGCTGGCGGAGTACGGTCAGCCTTCGCGGCTAAGACGCTGCAGGAGATGGGCTATCGGCACGTCTACAGCGTCGCTGGCGGCTTCAGCGCGTGGAAGCATGCCGGCTACCCCTTCGTTACGCCACGGCAGTGGACGCGCGAGCAACTGCAGCGCTACAGCCGGCACTTCCTGATTCCAGAAGTCGGCGAGTCAGGGCAAGCGCGCCTGCTCGACTCCAAGGTGCTGGTCATCGGCGCCGGCGGGCTCGGTTCGCCAGCCGCGCTGTACCTGGCCGCTGCCGGCGTTGGCACGATCGGCATCGTCGATAACGACGTCGTCGATTTGAGCAACCTGCAGCGCCAGATCATCCACACGACTGATCGGGTCGGCCAGCCCAAGACGGAGTCGGCCCGGCAGACGCTCACCGCGCTCAACCCTGACGTGAACGTTGTGCTCCATGATGTCTGGCTGACGAGTCAGAACATTCTCGACATCATCCGCGACTACGACGTCATCGTGAACGGAGCCGACAACTTCCCAACACGCTACCTGGTCAACGACGCAGCCGTACTCCTGGGCAAGCCGGTCGTCGATGCCAGCATCTTCCGCTTCGAGGGGATGGTCACCGTCTACAAGCCGGGCGAGGGGCCATGCTACCGCTGCCTGTTCCCGGAACCACCGCCGGCTGACCTGGCGCCGACCTGCGATCAGGCGGGCGTGCTCGGCGTCCTCACGGGCGTCATCGGCGCGCTACAGGCCAACGAGGCGATCAAGCTGCTGCTCGGGCTGGGTGAGCCACTGGTCGGGCGCGTGCTGCTCTTCGACGGGCTGACAACGACCTTCCGCGAGCTGACGGTCGCTCGCGACCCCGACTGCGCGATCTGCGGCCCGAACGCGACGGTCACGCCGGAGACGATCGGGCAGATCGACTACCAGCAGTCATGCTTGCTGCCGAGCGTGGCCGACTAGTTCTCCGTCCGCTACACGAGCATGAAACGACGCCCCGGGGCAAACACTCCGGGGCGTCGCACGCATACGGGGTTGCCAGGC from the Thermorudis peleae genome contains:
- the moeB gene encoding molybdopterin-synthase adenylyltransferase MoeB — its product is MPREYEKLFQEIKQAIQEVDVHQLYQELRQGRRPVVIDVREREEWEQGYIPGAVFIPRGYLELQVEDRVPDKDTPVYVYCAGGVRSAFAAKTLQEMGYRHVYSVAGGFSAWKHAGYPFVTPRQWTREQLQRYSRHFLIPEVGESGQARLLDSKVLVIGAGGLGSPAALYLAAAGVGTIGIVDNDVVDLSNLQRQIIHTTDRVGQPKTESARQTLTALNPDVNVVLHDVWLTSQNILDIIRDYDVIVNGADNFPTRYLVNDAAVLLGKPVVDASIFRFEGMVTVYKPGEGPCYRCLFPEPPPADLAPTCDQAGVLGVLTGVIGALQANEAIKLLLGLGEPLVGRVLLFDGLTTTFRELTVARDPDCAICGPNATVTPETIGQIDYQQSCLLPSVAD
- a CDS encoding DeoR/GlpR family DNA-binding transcription regulator, translating into MRAEERRRLIIELLEREGEVAVDALAQRFGVSQVTIRKDLHELEERGILHRTHGGAIPVHKSLFNPSFYEKLNFKRQEKQAIAWAALELIQEGDSIILDAGSTTLALARLLRHRFRRLYVITNSMPVALELSKSGFDVLLTGGQMRHHSLALIGPAAVDMLRHYHVDKAFLGATGVDDQGYSTPNPIEAQTKRALLQAASVAYVLADSSKLGQPTLARFAALEEVALLITDAAAPADFLSRLDARGLRYLLAPNVDAVEGKRASAGIAAQDDG
- the iolD gene encoding 3D-(3,5/4)-trihydroxycyclohexane-1,2-dione acylhydrolase (decyclizing) codes for the protein MTTRRLTVAQALVHFLAAQYSERDGVRQRLIRGVWAIFGHGNVAGLGQALAEYGTRLGLPTYRPQHEQAMVHAAAAFARHTERLSTFACTASIGPGSTNMLTAAAGATINRLPVLLLPADAFANRVPDPVLQQLEHPLERDVSVNDAFRPLSRFFARITRPEQMLDVLPEAMRVLTDPAETGAVTVALPQDVQAEAYDWPVAFLAERVWPIRRPVPDPAAVAVAAQLLRQAERPLVIVGGGARYSAAGEALAALASRFGLPVAETQAGKGVLSWQHPWNVGPIGVNGGLAANRLARQADLILAVGTRLTDFTTASKTAFQHPAVRVIGLNINAADAAKLGGVALVGDARQGIEALAVALSDWPGTAVPYRAEVAQLRAEWDAWVAAWRTPPAAAGPRLRQAAVLGVLNTVVGGRATVINAAGSMPGELLRLWRAEEPAAYHVEYGYSCMGYELPAGIGVKLAEPDRDVVVLVGDGSYLMASAELVTAVAEGLDLTVVLVDNGGFGSIHGLQQAVGSPPFGNLLRARNPATGQLDGPPIVVDYVQHAAAMGARAWAVTSYEELAARLAEARRLPGVKVLVVPVDPDDRLPGCESWWDVPVAAVSEQPAVQAARQAYEQARQHQRWFGAHTETVTTP